One Ethanoligenens harbinense YUAN-3 genomic window carries:
- the hisH gene encoding imidazole glycerol phosphate synthase subunit HisH yields the protein MIAVIDYNVGNLFSVKNALDFIGEESEITSDAAVMEKADALILPGVGAFPDAMRELEKTGLVGTIRAQAQKKPLLGICLGMQILFETGFEFEECKGLGLIEGEVDKIPAGDLKIPHMGWNSLRFLNPCPLLDGVEDGSFVYFVHSYMAFTDDKYIAAYAEYGAKIPAVVANGSVYGMQFHPEKSGEVGLTILRNFGRLSK from the coding sequence ATGATTGCGGTGATTGACTACAATGTCGGCAACCTGTTTAGCGTCAAAAATGCGCTGGATTTTATCGGCGAAGAATCCGAAATCACGTCGGATGCCGCCGTGATGGAAAAGGCGGACGCACTGATTCTTCCCGGCGTGGGTGCTTTTCCGGATGCCATGCGGGAACTGGAGAAAACGGGATTGGTGGGGACAATCCGGGCACAGGCGCAGAAAAAGCCGCTGCTTGGCATCTGCCTGGGTATGCAGATCCTGTTTGAAACCGGCTTCGAATTCGAGGAATGCAAAGGGCTGGGCCTGATTGAGGGCGAAGTGGATAAAATCCCGGCCGGAGACCTGAAGATCCCGCATATGGGATGGAACAGCTTGCGGTTTCTGAACCCGTGCCCGCTGCTGGACGGTGTGGAAGACGGCAGTTTTGTGTATTTCGTGCACTCCTATATGGCGTTTACAGACGACAAGTACATTGCCGCCTATGCCGAATATGGCGCCAAAATCCCGGCCGTGGTGGCAAACGGAAGTGTCTACGGCATGCAGTTCCATCCAGAAAAAAGCGGCGAAGTCGGGCTGACGATTCTGCGCAATTTTGGGAGGCTGTCCAAATGA
- the hisB gene encoding imidazoleglycerol-phosphate dehydratase HisB produces MRIGKSTRQTKETKIELSLNLDGNAHNDIRTGIGFFDHMLNSFATHAGFDLQVHVQGDLDVDGHHTVEDTGIVLGDTFAKAIGTKEGIARYGSFYVPMDEALAFCVLDISGRPFLVFDAPLQAGQIGAYDACLTEEFMRAFAFHAGITLHLRILYGKNTHHMTEGLFKALGHALRLACEETGKGVLSTKGSL; encoded by the coding sequence ATGCGGATAGGAAAAAGTACCCGTCAGACAAAGGAAACCAAGATCGAGCTTTCTCTGAATCTCGATGGGAACGCACACAACGATATCCGGACGGGCATCGGCTTTTTCGATCATATGCTCAACAGCTTTGCCACACATGCGGGCTTTGACTTGCAGGTGCATGTGCAGGGCGATCTGGATGTGGACGGGCATCACACCGTTGAGGATACCGGTATCGTGTTGGGGGATACCTTTGCAAAAGCCATTGGCACCAAAGAGGGCATTGCACGGTATGGCAGTTTTTATGTACCGATGGATGAAGCGTTGGCTTTTTGCGTGCTGGATATCAGCGGTCGGCCTTTTCTGGTGTTCGACGCGCCGCTGCAGGCCGGGCAGATCGGCGCATACGACGCCTGCCTGACCGAGGAATTCATGCGGGCGTTCGCGTTCCACGCGGGCATCACGCTGCACCTGCGTATTCTTTACGGGAAAAACACCCACCATATGACGGAAGGGCTGTTCAAAGCGCTGGGCCATGCTTTGCGGCTGGCCTGCGAGGAAACGGGCAAAGGCGTGCTTTCCACCAAAGGGAGCCTGTGA
- a CDS encoding pyridoxal phosphate-dependent aminotransferase: MNFVSEKLACLRPYDPGTSADGIHLDANESFVPLPDSLREVIGRRVSALAFNRYPDPLGAAVSEAFGAYYGVDARFVTPGNGSDELITLLFNVLLEKGDRALLVTPDFSMYPHYGALAEIEPVFLQKDHALRFDADELIALARAEQVRMVLFSNPCNPTSQGIPAADVLKIVDSLNCLVVVDEAYMDFWDESIIREAPMRENCIVLKTLSKIGLAGIRLGFAVANDRLSAYLRAAKSPYNVNALTQIAGEAVLAEKSTLQSAVAQICASRDALYTALLSFAQNGLHVFSARANFVTLRTPDAPALHQALQSRGVSVRCVGGELLRITAGAPEENQLFIQAFAACVKEGALACG, encoded by the coding sequence ATGAACTTTGTGAGCGAAAAGCTGGCGTGCCTGCGGCCATATGACCCCGGTACTTCCGCGGACGGCATCCATCTGGACGCGAACGAGAGCTTTGTGCCTCTGCCGGACAGCCTGCGTGAGGTGATCGGCCGGCGCGTGTCCGCGCTGGCATTCAACCGCTATCCTGACCCGCTTGGCGCGGCCGTCAGCGAGGCTTTCGGCGCGTATTACGGCGTGGATGCGCGTTTTGTCACGCCGGGAAACGGTTCGGATGAGCTGATTACGCTGCTGTTCAACGTGCTGCTGGAAAAGGGTGATCGTGCACTGCTTGTCACGCCGGATTTTTCGATGTATCCGCATTATGGCGCGCTGGCGGAGATCGAGCCGGTCTTTTTGCAGAAAGATCACGCGCTGCGGTTTGACGCGGATGAACTGATCGCGCTGGCGCGTGCGGAACAGGTGCGCATGGTCCTTTTTTCCAACCCCTGCAACCCGACATCACAGGGCATTCCCGCCGCCGATGTGCTGAAGATCGTTGATTCGTTGAACTGCCTGGTGGTGGTGGACGAAGCCTATATGGATTTTTGGGATGAGTCCATTATACGCGAAGCGCCAATGCGGGAAAACTGCATTGTGCTGAAAACCCTTTCCAAAATCGGGCTGGCGGGTATCCGGCTGGGGTTTGCAGTGGCAAACGACCGTTTGAGCGCCTATCTGCGCGCGGCAAAATCCCCGTATAATGTCAATGCGCTCACGCAGATCGCGGGGGAAGCGGTGCTGGCGGAAAAAAGCACCCTGCAAAGCGCCGTCGCCCAAATATGCGCTTCGCGGGACGCGCTGTATACCGCTTTGCTGTCGTTTGCGCAGAACGGTTTACATGTTTTCTCCGCGCGGGCCAATTTTGTTACACTCCGTACGCCGGACGCTCCCGCTCTGCATCAGGCACTGCAATCGCGCGGGGTTTCGGTGCGGTGTGTCGGCGGCGAGCTGTTGCGTATCACCGCGGGCGCGCCGGAAGAAAATCAACTGTTTATCCAGGCATTCGCTGCCTGTGTGAAAGAGGGGGCACTTGCATGCGGATAG
- the hisD gene encoding histidinol dehydrogenase, giving the protein MKILTADGTSELELLETMHNRSTEIDRQVSETVSGILADVCTRGDDAVRDYTEKFDGKRPGALELSPDALENAYAQVPARFIESLTRAAENIRAFHERQKREGFITTQPNGVVMGQRVRGLARVGLYVPGGKAAYPSSVLMNAIPAKVAGVGELVMVAPPGKEGTVNPYILAAAKVAGVDRVFAIGGAQAVAALAYGTASVPKVDKIVGPGNIYVATAKRLVFGAVDIDMIAGPSEILVVADETADPAYLAADLMSQAEHDPLASAVLLTVSRKLAEQTLAEIDRQKAALSRREIIEQSLRDFGAIIVCKNLADCLCLANRIAPEHLELMVNQPMHWLGMVENAGSVFLGQYSPEPLGDYYAGPNHVLPTSGTARFFSPLSVDTFVKKSSFIYYSREALDKGKDDIVTLAEAEGLTAHANSIKVRFGQ; this is encoded by the coding sequence TTGAAGATTCTGACTGCCGACGGCACAAGCGAACTGGAGTTGCTGGAGACCATGCACAACCGCAGCACGGAGATCGACCGGCAGGTAAGCGAGACCGTGAGCGGCATCCTTGCGGATGTGTGTACGCGCGGCGATGACGCGGTACGCGATTATACCGAGAAGTTCGACGGCAAGCGGCCGGGGGCGCTGGAGCTGTCTCCGGACGCGCTGGAGAATGCCTACGCTCAGGTGCCCGCACGGTTCATCGAATCGCTCACCCGGGCTGCCGAAAACATCCGTGCATTTCATGAGCGGCAGAAGCGCGAGGGCTTCATCACGACCCAGCCCAACGGCGTCGTAATGGGGCAGCGTGTGCGTGGGCTGGCGCGTGTGGGCCTATATGTGCCCGGTGGCAAGGCGGCATATCCGTCGTCGGTGCTGATGAACGCTATCCCCGCCAAAGTGGCCGGGGTGGGTGAACTGGTGATGGTGGCTCCTCCCGGAAAAGAAGGAACCGTCAATCCGTACATCCTTGCGGCGGCAAAGGTCGCAGGCGTGGATCGGGTGTTCGCCATCGGCGGCGCGCAGGCGGTTGCGGCATTGGCGTACGGTACCGCATCTGTCCCGAAAGTGGACAAGATCGTCGGGCCGGGCAACATTTATGTTGCGACAGCTAAGCGGTTGGTGTTCGGCGCGGTCGATATCGACATGATCGCGGGACCCAGCGAGATTCTGGTGGTGGCCGACGAAACGGCCGACCCCGCCTATCTGGCCGCCGACCTGATGTCGCAGGCGGAGCACGACCCGTTGGCCTCGGCGGTACTGCTCACCGTTTCCAGAAAGCTGGCAGAACAAACACTGGCAGAGATCGACCGGCAGAAAGCTGCGCTTTCCCGCCGCGAGATCATCGAACAGTCGCTGCGCGATTTCGGTGCCATCATCGTCTGTAAGAACTTGGCGGACTGTCTGTGCCTGGCCAACCGCATCGCACCGGAGCATCTGGAACTGATGGTGAACCAGCCGATGCACTGGCTGGGCATGGTGGAAAACGCCGGTTCGGTTTTTTTGGGCCAATATTCGCCCGAACCGCTGGGGGACTATTACGCCGGGCCTAACCATGTGTTGCCCACCAGCGGCACCGCACGGTTTTTCTCCCCGCTGTCGGTTGACACGTTCGTGAAAAAGTCCAGTTTCATTTATTACTCCCGCGAAGCACTGGACAAGGGCAAAGACGATATCGTCACGCTTGCGGAAGCGGAGGGGCTGACCGCGCACGCCAACTCCATCAAGGTGAGGTTCGGCCAATGA
- the hisG gene encoding ATP phosphoribosyltransferase, whose protein sequence is MKPIRIALTKGRLERDTVGLFQKIGYDCTPLLEKGRKLILAIPDGNMEIVLAKAADVITYVEHGVCDVGIVGKDTILENGHSFYEVLDLGFGRCKFAVAGPKGKPFYTGYRQKRIATKYPKIARGFFEGKGMDVEIIKIEGSVELAPLLGLSDAIVDIVETGATLRENGLEMIEDICPVSARMIVNIPSMKLKKEQIETLTHKIETVKGAE, encoded by the coding sequence ATGAAACCGATTCGCATTGCATTAACCAAAGGGCGCCTGGAACGGGACACCGTCGGGCTGTTCCAGAAGATCGGTTACGACTGCACCCCACTGCTCGAAAAGGGCCGGAAACTGATTCTTGCCATCCCGGATGGAAATATGGAGATCGTGCTGGCAAAAGCGGCGGATGTTATTACGTATGTGGAGCACGGCGTGTGCGATGTGGGGATCGTAGGCAAAGACACCATTTTGGAAAACGGGCACAGCTTTTATGAAGTGCTTGATCTTGGTTTCGGGCGCTGCAAGTTTGCCGTGGCGGGGCCGAAGGGCAAGCCGTTTTACACCGGCTATCGCCAGAAGCGCATCGCCACCAAATATCCGAAGATCGCACGCGGCTTTTTTGAAGGCAAGGGCATGGATGTGGAGATCATCAAGATCGAGGGTTCGGTCGAACTTGCGCCGCTGCTCGGCCTTTCCGACGCCATTGTGGATATCGTGGAAACCGGCGCCACCCTGCGCGAGAACGGGCTGGAAATGATCGAGGATATCTGCCCGGTTTCCGCCCGGATGATCGTGAACATCCCCAGCATGAAGCTGAAAAAAGAACAGATCGAAACCCTGACCCATAAAATCGAAACTGTGAAAGGAGCGGAGTGA
- the hisZ gene encoding ATP phosphoribosyltransferase regulatory subunit gives MAKYRNVTPDGGCDLLFKECEVRRAVETKLVNLFKSYGFSEVVTPSMEFYDVFRDSTMDDETMYKLIDARGRILALRPDNTTPIARVVSTKLKGFAPPLRLFYNQNVFRINPSMSGRRDEIAQCGVELIGIGGERADIEAISLAIAALRSVTPDFRLEIGHVGFFKALIDDLPVELEIKERIRSFIDSKSYASIGALLAPYGHENAACRALAELPHLFGGDEVLKRALEIAPNEQAAGIIRYLQSVYETLCEMGWKEHIMIDLGLVQSIDYYTGVVFKGYMHGPGEPVLLGGRYDELYGKFGLPMPATGFALNVDAVAREGLDENKSDRADVLVFYEKGYVKAAFAHADDLIASGLTCERSVFEALEDAVDYARKKGIRRIDVVAKTVTTRILEAEK, from the coding sequence ATGGCAAAATACAGAAACGTGACGCCGGACGGCGGGTGCGACCTGCTGTTTAAAGAATGCGAAGTGCGCCGTGCAGTGGAAACCAAACTGGTGAACCTGTTCAAAAGCTATGGGTTCAGCGAAGTGGTCACGCCGTCGATGGAGTTTTATGATGTTTTTCGCGACTCCACCATGGACGATGAGACCATGTATAAACTGATTGATGCGCGCGGTCGTATTTTAGCGCTTCGACCGGATAATACCACCCCCATTGCGCGGGTCGTTTCCACCAAACTGAAAGGGTTTGCACCGCCGCTTCGTCTGTTTTATAACCAGAATGTGTTCCGTATCAACCCGTCCATGTCCGGCCGACGGGACGAAATCGCCCAGTGCGGTGTGGAACTCATCGGCATAGGCGGCGAGCGTGCGGATATCGAGGCGATTTCCCTGGCCATCGCCGCGCTGCGCAGTGTAACACCGGATTTCCGTCTGGAGATCGGGCATGTCGGCTTTTTCAAGGCGTTGATCGACGATTTGCCGGTGGAACTGGAAATAAAAGAGCGCATCCGCAGTTTTATTGATTCAAAAAGTTATGCGTCCATTGGCGCGTTGCTTGCCCCCTATGGCCATGAAAACGCGGCCTGCCGCGCCCTTGCGGAATTACCCCATCTTTTTGGCGGCGACGAAGTACTCAAACGCGCATTGGAGATCGCGCCGAACGAACAGGCCGCCGGTATCATCCGGTATCTTCAGTCTGTTTATGAAACACTTTGCGAAATGGGTTGGAAAGAACATATCATGATCGACCTCGGTCTGGTGCAGAGTATTGATTATTATACCGGCGTGGTATTTAAAGGATATATGCACGGACCGGGCGAGCCTGTGCTGCTCGGCGGGCGGTACGACGAGCTGTATGGAAAATTCGGCCTGCCCATGCCGGCCACAGGTTTCGCGCTGAATGTGGATGCCGTTGCCCGCGAGGGACTGGATGAGAACAAATCCGACCGGGCGGACGTGCTGGTTTTTTATGAAAAGGGATATGTTAAGGCGGCGTTTGCCCATGCGGACGATCTGATCGCGTCTGGCCTGACCTGCGAACGCAGTGTGTTTGAGGCACTGGAGGACGCGGTCGATTACGCCCGCAAAAAGGGAATTCGCCGCATTGACGTAGTGGCGAAAACTGTGACGACCCGGATACTGGAGGCGGAAAAATGA
- a CDS encoding NYN domain-containing protein encodes MQRVMVFIDQLNFEIALLNYYRDNGSQAPRLDYNAIPVELTKLLPGENHLVKTFLFVPKPDEFLMNLPRWQHYSNWINGMKNQHYFTVIEGSYVARQIDESIPMDANDPRSYYKEEKGTDINIAVHVLTKGFMNAYDTALILSGDSDYVTVLDILNMIGKTTVIAGVKGQNISKLRKSCDDSYIIDDTFFQKCLRDDSKRI; translated from the coding sequence ATGCAACGTGTAATGGTCTTCATCGACCAGTTGAACTTCGAGATCGCCCTGTTAAATTACTACCGCGATAACGGCTCCCAAGCCCCCCGCCTGGATTACAACGCCATCCCTGTTGAACTGACCAAACTGCTTCCGGGAGAAAACCATCTTGTCAAGACATTTCTGTTTGTCCCCAAGCCCGATGAGTTCCTGATGAATCTTCCCCGCTGGCAGCATTACAGCAACTGGATCAACGGCATGAAAAACCAGCATTATTTTACCGTGATTGAAGGGTCGTATGTAGCGCGCCAGATTGATGAATCCATCCCCATGGATGCGAACGATCCCCGCTCATATTACAAAGAAGAAAAAGGTACAGATATCAACATCGCCGTGCATGTTCTGACTAAAGGCTTCATGAACGCATACGATACAGCGCTCATTCTGAGTGGAGACAGCGATTATGTGACGGTGCTGGATATCCTAAACATGATCGGCAAAACGACTGTGATCGCCGGCGTCAAGGGCCAGAACATCTCCAAACTCCGCAAAAGCTGTGACGACAGTTATATCATAGATGATACATTCTTTCAGAAATGCCTGCGGGACGATAGCAAACGCATCTGA
- a CDS encoding phosphoenolpyruvate carboxykinase domain-containing protein, with protein MSRLGQKQEWYAAHMAVFGIGKPTGEVRYIAAAFPHGCAKTTRIKVWKKRRGISSPIRQYNGDDEEIPIIYRCSGKIAPNLLERGFFCACAKPEMGIASRQTGRACHLLCTGNKPFRSLN; from the coding sequence GTGTCCCGCCTGGGCCAAAAACAGGAATGGTATGCCGCGCATATGGCCGTTTTCGGCATTGGAAAACCCACGGGTGAGGTTCGGTATATTGCCGCCGCCTTTCCGCACGGTTGCGCCAAAACGACGCGAATCAAAGTTTGGAAAAAGCGTCGGGGTATATCATCACCCATAAGGCAGTACAACGGTGATGATGAAGAAATACCGATCATATACAGGTGCAGTGGCAAGATCGCACCGAACCTTTTGGAGCGGGGCTTTTTCTGCGCCTGTGCCAAACCAGAAATGGGTATCGCATCAAGACAAACCGGAAGGGCTTGCCACCTGCTCTGCACAGGCAACAAGCCCTTCCGGTCACTGAATTGA
- the msrB gene encoding peptide-methionine (R)-S-oxide reductase MsrB, whose amino-acid sequence MTKQTNDGAAREIRLAGGCFWGMEALFRRIPGVLDVTTGYANGRTEHPRYEELSETGHAETVEVRYDPAQISLTALLCFFFRVIDPTAYHRQGGDVGTQYRTGIYYRDEEDMPVIQKALIREQKKYKRRIVTEVEPLRGFCPAEDYHQRYLEKNPGGYCHIDMGLMAPVHGEWKPGTGQTPDRDTLKQTLPASSYAVTQENGTEPPFQNAYWDNDEPGIYVDIVTGEPLFVTTDQFESGCGWPSFTHPIRSAKIIEKPDASHGMLRTEVRSASGDAHLGHVFTDGPAETGGLRYCINSAALRFVPCAEMVREGYAAYLHEVR is encoded by the coding sequence ATGACAAAGCAAACAAACGACGGCGCAGCGCGTGAAATCCGGCTGGCCGGCGGCTGTTTTTGGGGGATGGAGGCGTTGTTCCGGCGCATTCCGGGTGTGCTGGATGTCACCACGGGCTATGCGAACGGCCGCACGGAGCATCCTCGATACGAGGAACTTTCCGAAACAGGGCATGCCGAAACGGTGGAGGTGCGGTACGACCCGGCGCAGATTTCGCTGACGGCGCTGCTCTGCTTTTTTTTCCGCGTCATCGACCCCACGGCCTATCACCGGCAGGGGGGAGACGTGGGCACGCAGTACCGCACCGGCATCTATTACCGGGACGAAGAGGATATGCCCGTGATCCAAAAGGCGCTGATTCGGGAGCAAAAGAAGTACAAGCGCCGCATCGTCACCGAGGTGGAGCCGCTGCGTGGGTTTTGCCCCGCAGAGGACTACCATCAACGCTATCTGGAGAAAAATCCGGGGGGGTATTGCCACATCGACATGGGTCTGATGGCGCCGGTACATGGCGAATGGAAGCCCGGCACCGGCCAAACACCGGACAGAGATACGCTGAAACAGACGCTGCCCGCCTCCTCTTATGCCGTCACGCAGGAAAACGGCACTGAGCCGCCGTTCCAGAACGCGTATTGGGACAATGATGAACCGGGCATCTATGTCGATATCGTGACAGGGGAACCGCTGTTCGTGACAACCGATCAGTTTGAATCCGGGTGCGGCTGGCCGAGTTTCACTCATCCCATCCGCAGTGCGAAAATCATAGAAAAACCGGACGCCAGCCACGGTATGCTGCGTACGGAGGTGCGCAGCGCATCCGGGGATGCGCATTTGGGCCACGTGTTCACCGACGGCCCGGCGGAAACGGGCGGGCTGCGATACTGTATCAACAGCGCCGCGTTGCGGTTCGTTCCCTGCGCGGAAATGGTGCGGGAGGGGTATGCTGCCTATTTGCACGAGGTGCGTTGA
- a CDS encoding methyltransferase domain-containing protein — MRWDSNQYLKFERERTQPSIDLTEHIRLQDVRRVLDIGCGPGNSTRVLKDRFPQADILGIDRSAEMVEAARKMHPDLRFGVLDAGSQLGDLTPGFDVVFSNACIQWIPDHPRLLREMLGLLRPGGVLAVQTPMNYEEPIHQIITETVMRADWKDAFPQPRVFYNLEQNAYVDLLTELSAAFTVWQTTYFHILPNHAAILEWYRGTGLRPYLSTLPKECIPAFEQEIFAQIVARYPKQKNGEVIFRFPRFFFTATAR, encoded by the coding sequence ATGCGATGGGATTCGAACCAGTATTTGAAATTTGAACGGGAGCGCACACAGCCGTCCATCGACCTGACGGAGCATATTCGTTTACAAGACGTGCGTCGTGTGCTGGATATCGGCTGTGGGCCGGGTAACAGCACCCGCGTGCTTAAAGACCGCTTCCCGCAAGCGGATATTCTGGGTATCGACCGTTCCGCTGAGATGGTGGAAGCCGCCCGGAAAATGCATCCCGATCTGCGGTTCGGGGTGCTGGATGCCGGCAGCCAGCTGGGCGACCTTACGCCCGGTTTCGACGTGGTGTTCTCCAACGCCTGCATCCAGTGGATACCCGATCATCCGCGCCTGCTGCGCGAGATGCTGGGTTTGCTGCGTCCGGGTGGGGTGCTCGCCGTGCAGACGCCGATGAATTACGAAGAACCAATCCATCAGATCATCACGGAGACTGTTATGCGTGCGGATTGGAAAGACGCGTTCCCGCAGCCGCGCGTATTCTACAATCTGGAACAGAACGCTTATGTGGACCTTCTCACGGAACTGTCCGCCGCTTTTACGGTGTGGCAGACGACTTATTTCCACATCCTGCCCAACCATGCGGCTATTTTGGAATGGTATCGGGGCACAGGGCTGCGTCCGTACCTTTCGACGCTGCCGAAAGAATGCATACCGGCGTTTGAACAGGAAATTTTCGCGCAGATCGTGGCAAGATATCCAAAGCAGAAGAACGGAGAAGTTATTTTCCGTTTTCCGCGATTCTTTTTCACGGCAACGGCCCGCTGA
- a CDS encoding response regulator has product MTVLIVDDDPLVSTSLKTIVEADEEISVCGTGGSAADAARLYEQLVPDILLMDIRMGKQTGLDAGREVISRHHDARVLFLTTFADDDYIIEALRIGAKGYLLKQNFESIVPALKAVYAGQTVFGEDIVAKIPSYFGHVPPDFSAYGLTEKESGLLALIAEGLSNKEIASRVFLSEGTVRNSISAILEKLHLRGRTQLAVFYYKCGYGR; this is encoded by the coding sequence ATGACCGTATTGATCGTGGACGATGACCCGCTGGTTAGCACATCCCTCAAAACCATCGTGGAGGCGGATGAAGAGATCAGCGTCTGTGGTACGGGCGGGAGTGCCGCGGATGCCGCCCGGCTTTATGAACAGCTTGTCCCGGATATCCTGCTCATGGATATCCGCATGGGGAAACAGACCGGGCTGGACGCGGGCAGGGAAGTCATCTCCCGCCATCACGACGCCCGCGTGCTGTTCCTCACCACCTTTGCCGATGATGATTATATCATTGAAGCATTGCGTATCGGAGCCAAAGGCTATCTGCTCAAGCAGAATTTCGAGTCCATCGTGCCCGCGCTGAAAGCGGTCTACGCCGGGCAGACGGTGTTCGGCGAGGATATCGTGGCGAAAATACCGTCCTATTTCGGCCATGTGCCGCCGGATTTTTCCGCCTATGGTCTCACGGAAAAGGAAAGCGGATTGCTCGCGCTCATCGCGGAGGGGCTAAGCAATAAGGAAATCGCGTCCCGCGTGTTCCTCAGCGAGGGTACGGTGCGCAACAGCATCAGTGCCATTCTGGAAAAACTGCACCTGCGCGGCCGCACGCAGCTTGCCGTGTTTTACTATAAATGCGGGTACGGCCGGTGA
- a CDS encoding sensor histidine kinase: MNRLLDKSALFLLCAVWYLQNIRDVYAVVPLLTAVIIGAGMSLFERENLRRGLFGGYLLFCLLVPSAVYFLPLICYDVFFGEMRWLFLLGIIPLCAALPSGGAKLLGWGALAGAVAYFMRRRTDAFEKLSRRALTVRDDAKETELRLVAKNHELLEKQEYEIRLATLTERNRIARDIHDTVGHLLSSSILQIGALLAVTKEEPMRQSLQTLKSTLSRGMDSIRADIHNLHDQSLDLRLEAVRLTDAFRFCPARLEYDVENNPSNNVQYVLLFVLKEALSNIMKHSDATFVHVLLREHPGFYQLIVQDNGHAPAVVQHQGLGLQNITERVESLNGRVRFSGDNGFLVFVTIPKGAGI; this comes from the coding sequence GTGAACCGTTTACTGGATAAGAGCGCGCTGTTCCTGCTGTGCGCCGTGTGGTATCTGCAAAATATCCGGGATGTTTATGCGGTGGTACCGCTGCTGACCGCCGTAATCATCGGCGCGGGAATGAGCCTTTTTGAGAGGGAAAATCTGCGGCGGGGCCTGTTCGGCGGTTATCTGTTGTTTTGCCTGCTTGTGCCCTCCGCGGTCTATTTTTTGCCGCTTATCTGCTACGATGTGTTTTTTGGGGAAATGCGCTGGCTGTTTTTGTTGGGGATCATTCCGCTTTGCGCCGCGCTGCCGTCCGGCGGCGCAAAGCTGCTTGGATGGGGGGCGCTGGCAGGCGCGGTGGCCTATTTCATGCGCAGGCGCACCGATGCGTTTGAAAAACTATCCAGGCGGGCGCTGACCGTACGGGACGATGCGAAAGAAACCGAACTGCGTCTGGTGGCCAAAAACCATGAACTGCTGGAAAAGCAGGAGTATGAAATTCGCCTGGCCACGCTGACCGAGCGCAACCGCATCGCGCGCGATATCCACGATACGGTGGGGCATCTGCTCTCAAGTTCCATTTTGCAGATCGGTGCGCTGCTTGCCGTTACCAAAGAGGAACCGATGCGGCAAAGCCTGCAAACGCTCAAAAGCACCCTTTCCCGCGGGATGGACAGCATCCGCGCCGATATCCACAATCTGCATGACCAGTCGCTTGACCTGCGGTTGGAAGCCGTCCGGCTGACGGATGCATTCCGTTTCTGTCCGGCCCGGCTGGAGTATGACGTGGAGAATAACCCGTCGAACAACGTGCAGTATGTACTGCTGTTTGTGCTCAAAGAGGCGCTTTCCAACATTATGAAGCATTCCGACGCAACGTTTGTGCACGTGCTGCTGCGGGAACATCCGGGTTTTTATCAGCTTATCGTGCAGGACAATGGGCACGCGCCCGCCGTCGTGCAGCACCAGGGTCTGGGCCTGCAGAACATCACCGAGCGGGTGGAAAGCCTGAACGGGCGTGTGCGGTTCAGCGGGGATAACGGGTTCCTGGTATTTGTGACTATTCCGAAAGGAGCCGGTATATGA